The genomic segment ATTGAGGCTTATCTGCTGCAGGAAGCGGTTGAGGAGGAGATTCGGAAGTTTGTGCGTAGGGTGATTGCGCATCTGCAGAAAGATGCTGGTGGGGTCAGGCCGGGGCCGAAGGATCTGGGGACCGCGATGCAGGTAGCTCAGCAGTGGATTCGGGCTGCTGGTTTGAGGGCCGATGAGAAGCTGATGAGTGAGATTGTGAAGGAGGAGCTGGCGAAGTAGCGGGGAGATTTTGTAGGCTGCGAGATTGCTGAAGTCTGTGACAAGCGGTGATCGTCGCGCACACTATCCATCAGCGCCGTGAGTTTGGGACTTTAGCTGAAATCTTTTCGCAGCTTGGTGACGGGCGTCACCGTTAATTTGTTACAACCCGCGCTATGCTGTTTGCGATTTAGACAGAACCTGCGGGTCCAGGGCCACCAGCAGCAAAGTCGATGCTATCGCGTACTGTTTGAGGTGATTGCTCATGCGGCGTTCGCGTTTTTGGGTGGCGATTCTCGTACTGCTCGGCTGGTTCAACGGAACCAGGTTAGCCTACGCCGGTGGCGCGGCCCAGCCGCAAGCTGCAACATCTTCCTCCAAAACGGCAGTGAATCCGGCAGACTACGCCGGAGCAGACACCTGCGCCTTGTGCCATCAGGACGAGGTGAAGGGCTTCAACAAGAATCCGCATGCCAAGCTGGCACTCGAGCATGGCGGCAAAGGTGTGACATGCGAAAGCTGCCACGGACCCGGTAAGGCTCATGTTGAAAGCGGCGGGGTTGCGACCAAGATCTTTCAATTCACAAAGGCAACACCGAAACAGGTGGAGAAGACGTGCCTGGAGTGCCACGTTGGCGAGCACCCTAATTTCGAGCGGACCGCCCACGGCGAAGCGCTCATCAGTTGCCTTGGCTGTCACAGCATCCACAAGTTCGAACTGCAGACGGTCCTGCTCAAAACGAAGCAACCGAACGTTTGCTATCAATGCCATACAGACATCAAGCCGGCTTTTGCGCAGCCATTCCATCACAGGGTACCCGAAGGGTTATTGAAGTGCACCGACTGCCACAACCCGCACGGCACCTTCCAGCCGAACCTGCTCCGCCTAAGTGCGACCCAGGATGCCATCTGCACCAAGTGCCACGTCGACACTCTCGGGCCGTTCGTTTTCCAGCACCCGCCCATCCAGACTGAGGGCTGCACCTCGTGCCATTTCCCGCACGGATCGGCGAATTCCCGCTTGCTCATACGCAGCAACGTAAACACCCTCTGCCTGCAGTGCCATTCACCGTCAATGAATTTCACGGCTCCCGGCACACCGTCGTTTCATAACCAGGCGAATCAGTATCAGGCCTGCACTGTATGCCATGTGCAGATTCATGGCTCAAACGTCAACGCCTTCTTCTTCAAGTAAGGGATGGCCACGCATGATGAGCGCAACTTGTTCAATATCGCTCCTGCGGAATCTCCGGTGCATTGCTCTGGTTATTTCAGCCATCGTGGTCACCGCGGGCCTTGCTGCCGGTTCACCAGCCATCGCGCAGGATACTCCGCCACTACCAGCGCCCGGGGACAACATTCGTTACGGATACGTTATCCATCAGTCGATCGATCTCGGTGGCCACATCGTAACTCGGGATGGCAGCCGCGCTATGTACGCCACACTGGTCAACATCCAGTCCGGGCCGCGCATTCTCGACAACACCGTCGAGATGGTCGCCGAGAATCCAGCCCATACGCTTCTGTTCGATCGCCTCTCATCGAGCAGCTTCGGCTACGGAGGAGATCCCTACAACGTCACCTATCTGAACCTTTCCAAAGGCCGCATCTACAACTTTCACGGAAGCTTCCGCCGCGATCGTCAGTACTTTGCCTACGACGTGCTGGCCAATCCGCTGATTCCACCTACGTCCAACCCCTTCGTCCCTATCCTCGAGACGCCGCACCTCTATAACACCGTGCGCCGCATGACAGACGTAAGCATCACGTTGGCGCCGCTCTCAGTCATCAGCGCACGTTTTGGCTACTTCCAGAACATCAATCAGGGGCCGACCAATAGTTCGTTGCACGTCGGCGCCGATGCCCTGCTCATTCAAAACTGGCGCGTCTCCACGGATGTCTGGGACGCAGGTGTCGACTGGAAGCCGCTGGCCCACACCTCTGTCAGCTACGACGAGTTCATCACGCACTACAAGGGCAACAGCAGTTGGCAGCTCACTGGGCTCAACTACAATCTCTCCAATGGCACACCCGTCAGCCTCGGAGTCAATCTCTCCTCCGACTGGGCTGGTCCGTGCGCTCAGCCTTTCAATCCGGATGGAACCGTCAACCCAACCTGCAGCTCGTATCTTGCGTATAGCCGTTCCCAGCCCACGCGCACGCTGCTCCCCAGCGAGCAACTGCGTTTTCAGAGCTCATCCATCCCCCACGTCGCCATGAACGGACGCGTGCTCTACATGGGCACAACCAGCAAACTTCCAAGCTACAACGAGTTCTTCAACGGCCTCGACTCCCGCGTCAGAGTCCGTCAATCGGTGTCCACCGGCTCTGCCCGCGCACGCCGCATCACTGTCAACGCCGACTACGGCGTCACCTGGCAGTTTACTCCTACCATCTCCTTCAACGACGCCTTCGACTTCTGGTATTTCCGTCAACCCACGTCCTACACCTTGACCGAGACAACCTACGCCGGGACCTCAACGCTTCTGCCGCCGGGTCCCCCCACTACGACCATCACAACTTCACCACCATTCGAGGGCTTTGGCTTCACAGAGGTCAACCAGAAGACAAAGGCCAATACCTTTTTCATCGCATGGGACGTCGCCCCGCGTGCGCGACTTTCGGCGGGCTACCGCTATAGCAGCCGCATTATCACCGACGCCGGCGGCGACTTTATTCCCATCCACTCGCACTCGGCCCTCTTCGGCCTCGTCCTCAGGCCCACAACTCAGTTGCGCGTTAACTTCAATGCCGACGCCGGGTCTGCCGACAATTCCTTTACCCGCGCCAGCCCGCGCAAGCTGCAGCACTATATTGTGCGAACCACATACAATCCTCGTCCATGGCTGAACCTGGCCGGGACCATCAACATCCTGGAGAGCAACGACAACGTCCAGACCGTCAACCACCGCTCACACAACCAGGACTTTTCCTTCGCGGCGAACATCAGTCGCAGCGAAAAGTGGGGCGCCGACCTGAACTATGCGTACGACAGCGTCTTCTCGCGCACGGATGAGTGTTTTATCTCTTCGGAGCCCGCCGCAGGCGCCCAACCGAGTCCCGGGGTGTGCCAGGACGCTGGCCTGCCGCTGCAAGTCAACGGCTATTACGATCAACCCACACAATACGGCTCCATCGGATTCGTGTTCACGCCTGTGAAGAAGATCCACGCCGCTGCCGGCTATCGCATATCCTCCGTTAACGGCACGGCCCCGCCCATCAATATCCGTCAGGTGCCGGGTTCCCTGCAGTCGGACTATCAAACCCCTTATTTCAACCTCTCCTACGAGATCGCTCCGAACTGGACCTGGAAAGGAGACTACAACTACTACAGCTACGGCGAAGGAACACCGATCGGTCCGACGCTTCCTCGCAGCTTCCACGGGAATGTCTTCACACTTGCAGTTCGTTATGCTTTCTAGTCTTCAAATGCCTCCATTTGCTTCGTTCACCATCAATCGGAAGGAGAATTACCCATGCTGAAACATCTTGCCTGCTACGGAATCGCTGGCCTACTCCTATTTGCGGGGAGTTCGTTGAGTTTCGCAGAGAGCGCAGCTGACACCTACAAAGCGAAGTGCCAGATGTGTCATGCCCCCGACGGCAGCGGCGACACGCCCGCTGGTAAGGCCACGAAGGTGCACCCGTTCAAGTCGCCTGACGTTCTGAAGCAGTCGGACGCCGATCTAATCGCCATCGTCAAAAATGGCAAGGAGAAGATGCCCGCATTTGCTGGCAAAATTACCGACGCGCAAATCACGGACCTCGTAGAGTACATCCACACGTTGCAGAAAAAGTGACCTGCAAACAAGGGGCCGAGACCGTATGTGACAACTTCCGGCAAAAATTGGCACAACTAAGGAGTGGATTGATGGAGCTCATACCTCAGACGAATAACGGGCCCAAAGTGGAATCTTCCGGGCGTCGTTCATTTTTAGGTGCTCTGCTTGGATTGAGTACAGCGGCGGTGAGTGCGCTGTTGGCCGTTCCTCTTGTACGCTTCGTGACCTATCCACTGCGCAAAGCCGCTTCGGACACTGTTTGGTCGGATCTGGGGCCGGTGCAGGAATTCGCCTCAATTACTGCGCCAATCGCAAAGACCATTACGCTGGAACGTCGCGATGCCTGGCAGAGCACCTCATCCCAGAAGGCGGTATACGTGCTGCCGCCAAAGGATGGGCAATTCCGGATACTGTCGCCCATCTGCCCGCATCTGGGTTGCTCGATCCGCTGGATAGATGCTGAGGGAAAATTTATCTGCCCGTGTCATACAGGATCGTTCACGGCAACCGGAGAGCGCATTGTAGGACCACCACCTCGCTCTATGGATTCCCTTGAATCAAAGGTTGAGGGTGGATTGTTGAAGGTACGCTACCAGTATTTTCGTCAATTAATCCCCAACAAAGAGCCAATGGCCTGAGGCGGAGGAAATCCATGACGAATAAAGCCACACCTGAGCCGCCAGCCCACTCCAACGTCGGAGCGCGGTTTGATAACTGGCTGGACACGCGCACGGGCATCCACGCTCTGCTGCATGAGACGCTCGACGAACCGATTCCAGGCGGCGCCAGTTGGGCCTATGTCTTCGGCTCGGGGCTGCTCTTCCTTTTTGTTTCCCAAATTATCACTGGCGTTTGCCTGGCCTTGTACTACGTGCCATCGGCAGACCATGCACATACCACTGTCGCGTACATTGTGAAGGTGGTCACGTCGGGATCGTTTATCCGCAGCATTCATGCGTATGGATCGAGCGGCATCATCATCCTGCTTCTGTTGCACATCGGGCAAACCATCCTCTATGGGTCCTACAAAGGGCGTCGTGAACTGCTGTGGCTCTCCGGCTGCATCCTGCTCGCGCTGATGCTCGGCATGGCCTTCACCGGATATCTCCTGCCCTGGGACGAGAAGTCATATTTTGCCAGTGCGGTGGGAACGAACCTTGTTGCAGAAGTCCCATTCCTTGGGCCGACATTACAGAAGCTGATACGGGGCGGCGACCAGATGGGGACATTGACAGTCTCCCGCTTTTACGTGATGCATGTATTCGTTCTGCCCGCCTTGCTGACTGGCTTCCTTGCAGCGCATGTCTTTTTCTTTCGCAAAGCAGGCGCGGCAGGCCCGATTAAGGAAGACCCGGTATACCCCAAACTGCCACCTGTCCCGTTCTATCCCCGCCAGGTGATCATCGATGCCCTTTTTGCCCTTGTGCTGATCGGGATACTGGCCATCGTTACGATCAAGATCCCGATGGATTTGGGCCCAGCGGCAAACCCGGCAAATACTTCATTTCTGCCGCGTCCGGAATGGTATTACCGGCCGGCGTTTCAGTGGCTCAAATATTTGAGTGGCCGCTGGTCTCTAATTGGCGGAATCCTCCTGCCTGCTGTCCTCGCGTTGATCTTTGCTGCCGTGCCATTTCTGGATCGACGACTCGAGCGCCGTCCCTGGCGCCGGCCAATCGTAGTGGGCGCATTCTCTCTCTTCCTGGTTGCTTACACGCTCCTCGGTGTAGCCAGCTATCGGGATGACTACTACAAAGATCCTGGAGTGGCGGCGCAGATGCACAAGCAGGAAGAGGACGCGAGAGCATTCATGCAACAGCCCTTCGTGCCAGAAGCGGCCGCTGGAAGCGCATCGGCTGCGCTGGCTTCTGCTGATCCAAAGGTGTTGAAGGGGCAGGCTCTCTTTCAGGCTGGGTCATGCAACTCCTGTCACGGAGATGGAGGCATAGGCACTGCGGCAGCAGGTCCTCTGACGGGCGCCGGCCAGAAATTTACAGACGCGCGACTGATTGCGCTCCTTCGTACACCAGACAATAAGATGATCAGCGGCGGAATGACGCCTGTAGATCTGAGCCAGGATGATCTGGAAGCATTGGCCGCATATCTTCGCCAACTGCACTGATGCCAACTTTCGTGATTAGACGAACTCGTCTCTCGTGTCTCAAAGAAGGCGCATTGAGATTCCGCGTGCGATATATCGCACGCGACGCCCCGCGCAACCCGGATTGGAGTCAGTGACAAACCCCTGAATTGCTGCAACTGGAGGTACCGCGAGCTTCAATCAGTCCCGACAAACGCCCATCTGTTCCCTCAAAATGCTAGAACCCCCAGGACGAGGCGCGGGCCGAGGAAGATTTCCTTTCCCGCCAACCCCTACGAGCAAAAGTACCCGACTAGAGAGAGAACCCATCCCATAACCAAGCTCAGCATCCCGGACAGGGAGTCAGAACACCCTAGGGTGTCGCTCAAGTCCCAGCGCAATACATCCACCACTCACACCTATGGCAGTAGATCAACGAACTCGGCAAGGCATCTCAGACCCTCTTAGGAAGCCGGGGCACGAGCTACCGATCCCATCCGTGAACTACAGCA from the Edaphobacter bradus genome contains:
- a CDS encoding DmsE family decaheme c-type cytochrome, with the protein product MRRSRFWVAILVLLGWFNGTRLAYAGGAAQPQAATSSSKTAVNPADYAGADTCALCHQDEVKGFNKNPHAKLALEHGGKGVTCESCHGPGKAHVESGGVATKIFQFTKATPKQVEKTCLECHVGEHPNFERTAHGEALISCLGCHSIHKFELQTVLLKTKQPNVCYQCHTDIKPAFAQPFHHRVPEGLLKCTDCHNPHGTFQPNLLRLSATQDAICTKCHVDTLGPFVFQHPPIQTEGCTSCHFPHGSANSRLLIRSNVNTLCLQCHSPSMNFTAPGTPSFHNQANQYQACTVCHVQIHGSNVNAFFFK
- a CDS encoding outer membrane protein, which codes for MMSATCSISLLRNLRCIALVISAIVVTAGLAAGSPAIAQDTPPLPAPGDNIRYGYVIHQSIDLGGHIVTRDGSRAMYATLVNIQSGPRILDNTVEMVAENPAHTLLFDRLSSSSFGYGGDPYNVTYLNLSKGRIYNFHGSFRRDRQYFAYDVLANPLIPPTSNPFVPILETPHLYNTVRRMTDVSITLAPLSVISARFGYFQNINQGPTNSSLHVGADALLIQNWRVSTDVWDAGVDWKPLAHTSVSYDEFITHYKGNSSWQLTGLNYNLSNGTPVSLGVNLSSDWAGPCAQPFNPDGTVNPTCSSYLAYSRSQPTRTLLPSEQLRFQSSSIPHVAMNGRVLYMGTTSKLPSYNEFFNGLDSRVRVRQSVSTGSARARRITVNADYGVTWQFTPTISFNDAFDFWYFRQPTSYTLTETTYAGTSTLLPPGPPTTTITTSPPFEGFGFTEVNQKTKANTFFIAWDVAPRARLSAGYRYSSRIITDAGGDFIPIHSHSALFGLVLRPTTQLRVNFNADAGSADNSFTRASPRKLQHYIVRTTYNPRPWLNLAGTINILESNDNVQTVNHRSHNQDFSFAANISRSEKWGADLNYAYDSVFSRTDECFISSEPAAGAQPSPGVCQDAGLPLQVNGYYDQPTQYGSIGFVFTPVKKIHAAAGYRISSVNGTAPPINIRQVPGSLQSDYQTPYFNLSYEIAPNWTWKGDYNYYSYGEGTPIGPTLPRSFHGNVFTLAVRYAF
- a CDS encoding c-type cytochrome, with translation MLKHLACYGIAGLLLFAGSSLSFAESAADTYKAKCQMCHAPDGSGDTPAGKATKVHPFKSPDVLKQSDADLIAIVKNGKEKMPAFAGKITDAQITDLVEYIHTLQKK
- a CDS encoding QcrA and Rieske domain-containing protein, which translates into the protein MELIPQTNNGPKVESSGRRSFLGALLGLSTAAVSALLAVPLVRFVTYPLRKAASDTVWSDLGPVQEFASITAPIAKTITLERRDAWQSTSSQKAVYVLPPKDGQFRILSPICPHLGCSIRWIDAEGKFICPCHTGSFTATGERIVGPPPRSMDSLESKVEGGLLKVRYQYFRQLIPNKEPMA
- a CDS encoding cytochrome b N-terminal domain-containing protein yields the protein MTNKATPEPPAHSNVGARFDNWLDTRTGIHALLHETLDEPIPGGASWAYVFGSGLLFLFVSQIITGVCLALYYVPSADHAHTTVAYIVKVVTSGSFIRSIHAYGSSGIIILLLLHIGQTILYGSYKGRRELLWLSGCILLALMLGMAFTGYLLPWDEKSYFASAVGTNLVAEVPFLGPTLQKLIRGGDQMGTLTVSRFYVMHVFVLPALLTGFLAAHVFFFRKAGAAGPIKEDPVYPKLPPVPFYPRQVIIDALFALVLIGILAIVTIKIPMDLGPAANPANTSFLPRPEWYYRPAFQWLKYLSGRWSLIGGILLPAVLALIFAAVPFLDRRLERRPWRRPIVVGAFSLFLVAYTLLGVASYRDDYYKDPGVAAQMHKQEEDARAFMQQPFVPEAAAGSASAALASADPKVLKGQALFQAGSCNSCHGDGGIGTAAAGPLTGAGQKFTDARLIALLRTPDNKMISGGMTPVDLSQDDLEALAAYLRQLH